Genomic segment of Panicum virgatum strain AP13 chromosome 9N, P.virgatum_v5, whole genome shotgun sequence:
ATGCACTGGCGTTCATGGGAATGGCTGACCGCCCCTAAAGCCATGGGTGGCATGGGGTTTCGAGATATGCAAATTTTTTATCAAGCTATGTTGGGCAAACAAGCTTGGAGAATTCTAACTGTTCCTAATtcgctttgtgcgagagtgctCAAAGGGCGCTACTTTCCttgttgttctttttgggaTGCGTCTCAGCCCCGAAGTTCATCTTTCACATGGCGCAGCATCATGTATGGTAAGGAACTTTTAATGAAGGGTATCATATGGAGAGTTGGAGATGGGAGAACAATTCGAATAACTAGAGACTACTGGGTTAATGATTCCAGCATGCTTAAACCAATTGTCTCCATATCTGATAATTCAAATGTGTATTCTCTTATAGATGGAGCAGCTGGCAGCTGGAATGAAGAGATGGTTCGAGCTTGTTTcaatgaagatgatgctgaaaagattttgcagatACCTCTGTGCCATACTCCTTGTGAGGATTTCCCAGCTTGGCTACACACTAAGTCAGGTATCTACACGGTTAAATCAGCTTTCTTTTTAGCAAGGCTAGAAAGCTTCCATGtctttttgggtgaaaatggtAGAGGTGAAACATCTGATCAAAGTAAAATCTCTAAGTCCTGGAAACGTCTATGGGCAATTCAAGCACCACCTAAAATGAAAATAGTATTATGG
This window contains:
- the LOC120690499 gene encoding uncharacterized protein LOC120690499 isoform X4 — its product is MRLSPEVHLSHGAASCMMEQLAAGMKRWFELVSMKMMLKRFCRYLCAILLVRISQLGYTLSQRPQRIMKQQFLQSQYGTFGSQEMQLEM
- the LOC120690499 gene encoding uncharacterized protein LOC120690499 isoform X2, yielding MRLSPEVHLSHGAASCMMEQLAAGMKRWFELVSMKMMLKRFCRYLCAILLVRISQLGYTLSQRPQRIMKQQFLQSQYGTFGSQEMQLEMMDSTADWLVDAQCGCCSF
- the LOC120690499 gene encoding uncharacterized protein LOC120690499 isoform X3, whose product is MRLSPEVHLSHGAASCMMEQLAAGMKRWFELVSMKMMLKRFCRYLCAILLVRISQLGYTLKAAEDHEATVFAITVWHIWESRNAVRNDGLHRRLVG